From the Helianthus annuus cultivar XRQ/B chromosome 17, HanXRQr2.0-SUNRISE, whole genome shotgun sequence genome, the window cccgatcctcccaTACACGTGTAAAAGTTAagatcttaaaacactaaatccgtatcctgaacagattgaactttgtgtgaaaatttaagatgaTCGGTATATCGATAATCAAAGTGAACTATTTAATGCTGAAAATGTCATAAAAGCTTAATGGTACTCGTGTcttgtcggcagctgatatgatcccctaaaacgctcacaaaaatattgtgtgtacagtttATTGCTTTTCAAAATCAAGAACCCAAAaagattgtttgtttgtttagcaTTTTATAAAATCCATAAAGATTTGCATTTCATCTTATTTTTGACAACGGACGTTGGGAATCTGGTGATCAAAGTCTTATGTGCTGAACAAGTCTGGatcatgagggttgggtaaaagtTTATCAATTTGAACTAAAATCTGTTTCAGAAAATCAGCGTCTTCATAAACTGGtcagccaaggtcattaacttgaacttggcaggctaaacagttgaccagggtcattaacttcgacttggttaactgggtgtgatggtaaaataacaaaaagttaaaaagtttgaaaatttttgaaaaagtgtcaTTTTAAACGAAAtgactatttcgcacgaaatagccatttcgcttgaacattgatttcgcttgaacttggtTTCGCTTGAAGTGTGATTTCGCGTGAAACTGCTCAAagctcatttcgtacgaaatgagctTGTCTATTAATAGGGGTCTGATTTCGCATGAAGGAATCATTTCTGTCATTTCGTATCAAAACACTGCCAAAGTGATTTTCAGACGAAATCACCAAATCTTGTGTTTCTAGCCGAGATCTTGCCCATTTGTTGTTTGAAATCTGATTCTAATTGGTTTACTCAACTTATAATCATGGGAAAGGTGAGATTCATGTCGATTTGAACTGTTTTCATTTGAACGACGATGATCAGGACTTCAGACATAGATCTAGGGTTTGTTTATGGTTTAAATTGAATGATAATCACACCCATGATCTCGGATTGTGTTGTAGATCAGATCTAGGCTTCTAATTTGCTGTTAATGACTTGTTTCCATATGAACCCAGAAAGTCTGATCTTTGAACTTAGATCTAGGTTAATTTTATGGTCgaaattgaaaataaaacagaTCCTTATGCTCGGAATTCATCATAGAACAAACACAGACAATTAATTTCATCATCAGTTCATGTAAAATCATTGCTTTGATCTTGtcagtttcaaacgaaatagaAGTGAATTTCAAACGAAACGACgacccatttcgtacgaaatgggtaTTTCGTTTTAACATGGTATTTCGTTTCAAATGGCCTTTTCGTTTCAACATGGCATTCCGTTTGAACTGTGATTTCGTGTGTAAATGTCATTCCGTTTGAATTGTCATATCGCTTCAATTAGTCATTCCGTTTGAAGTTGTTTTCACTTGAAATGACATTTCGTATGAAATGTTCATTTCGCATGAATGATATGTTTTGGAAAAATTATTCCAAGTGTTTGATTTGAATGTATGTTGTAATTTTTTCAGGCTTCGAATGTGCTATTTGATCCACTACACAACATTTGTTGTGTTTACGATGAGGAGAAGATACCAAAGATGGCCGAATTCAAGAGCATTCTGGATTTCATGAAGAGATTACCTATACAGAAAGCTTTGATGAAGCAACACCTTTTATTCAGGTCACACATTGAACGATTCTGGAAAAATGCAACATATGTAGGATCGTTCCGATGTCCTTAAACGTCAGCAAaagtagttcatctcagtttacaaaggcggaaacaaagtaaactaagtcaaaacagcttgttccttccaatttctctttctattactgattgcgaGTCTTTACAATGATTCTGATACAAATCCGACAGCACCTCAACTCACAAACACACATATACGTACTCTGTCCGTTTGAAATGAACTCCTATATATAGACAACATACCCTTCCGTTTGAGCGACACCAACAAGTTCAAACGGCCAAGGTTCAAACGGCCAGACATGTTCAAACGGCCAGAGTTGTTTCAAACGGCTAGGATCATATCTAACCTAAACAGCCCTAATCTAATCACTTTTGAACACATGTTTAAtctatctagacacaagacttgataagacgtagtcagcagacatttaGTGCACCAACAACATATGACGAAGAACACAAAATGATAAATTCAATTATGAGCTTGAATGACGAAGACAAACCGATCATTATCACAGAGCAGCTAGTACGTGAAGTGATAAACTTTCCGGACGATGAGAATTCTCCGACAAAGTTTCCAGAAAAGATGGTCAAGGGTTGTATGCTAAGGGTGGGATATAGAGGACCACTGAACAAGGCTAACTACTTGAAAGCATGTTTTTCCAAGCCTTACAAGTTTCTTATACATTCAGTGTTGCATGCTCTCAATCAACGAAAAGGAGGTTATGATGTGAGACGGGATTATCAAATGTGAATGGTGACTGCACTTATGTTAAACAAGAAGTATAATTTTTCAAATATTGTGTTTCGCTATATGGTAGAGAATATTACTTCAAAAAGCAAAACATGGATCTATCCTAGATTTATACAGATGATCTTAGACCATGCGTATCCTGATCTGGAGAGAGATGATAAGAATGATTTGTTGCAGTTATTCCACATGGATAATGAGATGCTGAAAGTATTAGCAAGATATTACACAAACCATCCAGAGCCATCAACAAAAGCTGAATTCTTTGGGTTTATCAAAGACAAAAATTACCAAGATCCAGATCCAGTTGATCATCAGAACTGGAGAAATGagaaagaaatgaaagaagcaaGCTATGCAGATGAGTTGAAAATACTTGAAATTTTCAAAGAAACGAGGAATGAGTGGTTTCTGAAGGGAGAAAAgaaaaagaggagcagaaaagcAGCTCCTAAAGTTCAAGCAGAGGTGGGTTCATCTTCTCAGCCAAAGAAAAAGCATCAAAAGAAGAATGTTGAGACTATGCTTGTTGatgaatcagaggaagaagatgaagctgaagctgaagctgaagataATGTTGAAGGGGATCATTTATCTCCTGAATCTGATCGTCTGTTGAAAGCTCTTAACGAAAGTTTTAAAGCTGTAAAAGCAACCAAAGCAACTGGTGATGAAAGTGACGATGTAGAGGAAAGCTCATCAAGTTCATCTAAAGAAGAAATTGATGAAAATGAACGTGCGGAAAGAATTAGAGCTGAAATTGAGAAAGAGAAGCAGCTCAAGAGAAAGAGGAGAGAGGATAAAGATGATGAATTGTACAATCCATTTCCTGAGCATGTCATAGAATCTCAGACACCTCCATCATTTGGTGGTAGGAAGAAGACTAGTGCAAGAAAAAGTGTGGTTTCTCCTAAAGCAGCAAGAAGAAGGATGATAATCAAGCTGAATCCTAAACGTTCATCCAAACCAAAACCAAgtcaaccaccatcaccaccacctgaacCATCACCACCTCAATCACCACATAAAtcaccaccaaaacaacctacaccaccaccatcacctccaccacaTCTTTCACCACTACATCAATCACCACCACATCAATCACCAATTCAAGAACAACTTGTTTTCACTTCATCACAAATTTTTCAAACACCACCATCTAAACAACCACATGTCCAAACCACTCAAGCTGGTTCTTCAAGTCTTAAAGATTTTCCTTATATTCAAGTGAATATTCCTCTTGATGACATTGGTGATTTCAACTTTGCGAGTGATGAACAAGTAAAAAGGTTggaaaagaaagttgaagaagtTTTGTGTGACAACCCGGATGATTAAGGCTAGCATTGCTTGAAATCCCACAACTTTCAGTGTGTATCTCTATGCTATCTTCCTATCTCGTGCGTCACTTTATGATTGCGTGTGTTTAACGGACTAGCTGTACACGAAGTCGTTAAACTGTACACGAAGTCGTTAAACTGTACACGAAGTCGTTAAACGTGTTATATGTGCTTAATTACTTA encodes:
- the LOC110925031 gene encoding histone-lysine N-methyltransferase SETD1B-like, producing MVENITSKSKTWIYPRFIQMILDHAYPDLERDDKNDLLQLFHMDNEMLKVLARYYTNHPEPSTKAEFFGFIKDKNYQDPDPVDHQNWRNEKEMKEASYADELKILEIFKETRNEWFLKGEKKKRSRKAAPKVQAEVGSSSQPKKKHQKKNVETMLVDESEEEDEAEAEAEDNVEGDHLSPESDRLLKALNESFKAVKATKATGDESDDVEESSSSSSKEEIDENERAERIRAEIEKEKQLKRKRREDKDDELYNPFPEHVIESQTPPSFGGRKKTSARKSVVSPKAARRRMIIKLNPKRSSKPKPSQPPSPPPEPSPPQSPHKSPPKQPTPPPSPPPHLSPLHQSPPHQSPIQEQLVFTSSQIFQTPPSKQPHVQTTQAGSSSLKDFPYIQVNIPLDDIGDFNFASDEQVKRLEKKVEEVLCDNPDD